One window of the Prinia subflava isolate CZ2003 ecotype Zambia chromosome 1, Cam_Psub_1.2, whole genome shotgun sequence genome contains the following:
- the DERL1 gene encoding derlin-1, producing MSDLGDWFRSIPLITRYWFAGSIAVPLVGKLGLVSPVNLFLWPDAFIHRFQIWRPITATFFFPVGPGTGFLYLVNLYFLYQYSSRLETGAFDGRPADYMFMLLFNWICIVITGLVMDMQLLMIPLIMSVLYVWAQLNRDMIVSFWFGTRFKACYLPWVILGFNYIIGGSVINELIGNLVGHLYFFLMFKYPMDLGGRNFLSTPQFLYRWLPNRRGGVSGFGVPPASMRRAAEDQQGGGRHNWGQGFRLGDQ from the exons ATGTCGGACCTAGGGGACTGGTTCCGAAGCATCCCTCTGATCACGCGCTACTGGTTCGCCGGCTCCATCGCGGTGCCGCTCGTGGGCAAGCTGGGCCTCGTCAGCCCCGTCAACCTTTTCCTCTGGCCTGACGCCTTCATCCACCGCTTCCAG ATCTGGCGGCCGATAACAGCAACCTTCTTCTTCCCAGTGGGGCCTGGAACGGGATTTCTCTACCTGGtgaatttgtatttcttgtATCAGTATTCATCACGACTAGAAACAG gggCTTTTGATGGAAGGCCAGCAGACTACATGTTCATGCTCCTGTTTAACTGGATCTGCATTGTT ATAACTGGTTTGGTAATGGACATGCAG TTGCTGATGATTCCGCTCATCATGTCAGTACTTTATGTGTGGGCCCAGCTAAACAGAGACATGATTGTATCATTTTGGTTTGGAACAAGATTTAAG GCCTGTTACCTTCCATGGGTTATTCTGGGATTCAACTACATCATTGGTGGATC AGTCATCAATGAGCTGATAGGAAATCTGGTTGGACACCTGTATTTCTTCTTAATGTTTAAATATCCAATGGATTTGGGAGGAAGGAATTTTCTGTCCACACCTCAGTTCCT TTACCGCTGGCTGCCAAACAGGAGAGGAGGAGTGTCGGGCTTTGGTGTCCCTCCCGCCAGCATGAGGAGGGCTGCAGAAGATCAGCAGGGTGGTGGAAGACACAACTGGGGCCAAGGTTTCCGGCTAGGGGACCAGTGA